Genomic segment of Paraburkholderia agricolaris:
CCTTTTTCTTGCCAGCCTTTTTCTTCAGCTCCCAACCCACCGCGGGCGAGCCGGTGAAGGACAGCAGCTTGAAACGCTCGTCGGTGGTGAACAGATCTGCACCGTCGCGATGCGCCGGAAGAATCGAGAACGCGCCTTTCGGCAGGTCTGTCTCGGCCAGAATCTCGCCCATGATGAGCGCACCGACCGGCGTGCGGCTCGCCGGCTTCAACACGAACGGCACGCCCGCCGCGATCGCCGGCGCGACCTTGTGCGCGGTCAAGTTCAGCGGAAAATTGAACGGCGAGATAAACGAGCACGGACCGATCGGCACCCGCTTCACATAGCCGTGATACCCCTTCGCGCGCGGCGAAATCTCCAGATTGATGATCTCGCCATCAATGCGCACCGATTCTTCAGCCGCCACCTTGAACGTATCGATCAGACGCGTGACCTCGCCTTTCGAGTCGTTGATCGGCTTGCCCGCTTCGATACACAGCGCGAGCGCCAATTCGTCGTAACGCTCGCGGAACCGCTTCACACAATGTTCGAGCACGGCCTGGCGCTTGAACGGCGGAAACGCACGCAGCGCCGGCATCGCGTCGACGGCATAGCCGATTGCTTTGTCGATCGCCGCCGCGTCCGCCATCGCCACACGGGTCGCCACTTCGCCGCTGAATTTATCCGTGACTTCGAGATCGGTGTTGGCGGCCACCGCAACGTTAGCGAGGTAGTACGGGTAAGTCTTGTTCAACATGACGCGCTCTCCTTGATTCGATGCCTGACATCAGCCATGCAGCCAGCAAGGGCTATGCCCCGTTGCCGCCCATGGCCGCTCCGCCCATCGCTGTTCCGCTCACAGTTGCGCGGAAAGCCGCTTGATCTCGCGATTCAGCACACGCTCGTTGTCCGAGTAGTCAATCGGCAGATCGATCACATGCACACCCGGGGTCGCGAAACACTCGCGCAG
This window contains:
- a CDS encoding aldehyde dehydrogenase family protein yields the protein MLNKTYPYYLANVAVAANTDLEVTDKFSGEVATRVAMADAAAIDKAIGYAVDAMPALRAFPPFKRQAVLEHCVKRFRERYDELALALCIEAGKPINDSKGEVTRLIDTFKVAAEESVRIDGEIINLEISPRAKGYHGYVKRVPIGPCSFISPFNFPLNLTAHKVAPAIAAGVPFVLKPASRTPVGALIMGEILAETDLPKGAFSILPAHRDGADLFTTDERFKLLSFTGSPAVGWELKKKAGKKKVILELGGNAAAIVDGDQGGKLDYVVDRLAFGAFYQSGQSCIGVQRILVHAKIYDALREKLIAKTKSLVMGDPKDEKTFVGPMISESESNRLAGWMESAVQAGAKIVAGGKVDGAMFEATLLEDVKRDSDLYRKEAFGPVAILERFDDFDAALATVNDSDFGLQAGVFTDSLAHAHRAWDLLDVGGVVINDVPSFRVDNMPYGGVKDSGLGREGVRYAIEDMTEMRLMVMRETW